The DNA sequence AAATAGTCAAGCAGTAACTAATAGTTTGCTAGTCGCAGAAAAGTTCAATAAAAATCATCGTGATGTAATACGCTCTATTAGAGACTTATTATCATCTGCGCAAAATTGCGCTGTACTCCAAATGTCCTTAGAATCAAGTTATAAAGCATCAAATGGTAAGACAAACTCTATTTACATGATGAACCGCTATGGTTTTAGTTGTATAGTTAAACAGATAAAAAAAATATTTGTAAGAATTGAAAAATTTTATACATTTGTCATGCATAACACACATAATGTATTTGGAGGTAAAAAATCCCAAAAAATATTTAAGCCCGTACGAGCCGTTTGGAGCGGTGACATCTTATACCTTCAGTATGTGAGTTATGCAGCGTACGGGTTTTTAAATTTAACTACTTATATTTTATTATCTGATTTTCTTTTTTCACCATCAATATTTTCTAATAGATTTCTTAAATCTTGAATAGAATTTATTTTATGAACTTCTCCCATATACTCAATATATCCTGTTAAATCGTCATTATTATCAATAAATAGGTCAGAAATTTTTACACCTAAAGCATTTGATAAGGTTTCTAATGTTTCTAAAGAGTTTTTTTCTCCTTGTTTTATATAGTAATATATAGTTTGCCTATTCACATTTAATAATTCTGCTAGTTTTGATACTCCTTTTTCTTTAATTAATTTTTCTAATTGTAAAGTAATCATATTACATAATTATATACTACAAAAGTAGTAATATATATTACATTATAGGTTTAATTGTAGTATAAATATATTACTATTTAACAAATATTTAACATTTAGCATTTGTTATTGTAATATAATCGTTATACATTTGTAGTATAATAATTGACAAAAACACATAAGGATATGAGCAATACAGTAAAATTAAACAGGTATAAAAAAATAAACTTAGAATTATTTGAAACTCTTTAAATTAAATCTAATATAGTTATGGAAAATCAAATATTTATTTTTAATGGAAACAAGATTACATTTCAGTTTGGAAATGGTGATATCATGGTGAATGTAACAGAATTTGCAAAAGCATTTTCTAATAAAAATTTATCACAAATAATAAACTCAAAGGAAATAAAGGATTATATATCTGAATTGTCAGCTATACAAAATTATATAGCTTCTGATTTACTGATAGTTGAAAATGGAAGAGGTACATGGGCGCACCAAAGAGTTGCATTACGGATAGCTCAAAAATTATCAACTAAATTTTCTATTTGGGTAGATGAAAGAATAGAAGAACTATTAAGACACGGTCTTACGGCAACCCCTCAAAAGATAGACGAACTAATACAAAACCCTGATCTAGTTATAGGGTTAGCTACACAATTAAAGCAAGAAAGGCAACAAACTGAATATTTAAGACAACAATCCGAAAAACAAGAAAAAGAACTTCAAAAACAAGCGCCCAAAGTTGAGTATTACAACAACGTACTGAATTCTGAAAGTACTTATAATACAAATTTGATAGCCAAAGAGCTCGGAATGAGCGCAAGGACGTTAAACAAAATTTTAGCAGACAACAAAATACAGTATAAGCAAGCGGGCGTATGGGTTTTGAACCATAAGTTTCAAGACAAAGGATTTACGAAAACCAAAACTACCCTGTACAAAGGTAGTGACGGGATTGAACGGACGTGTATGTTAACGGTATGGACGGAAAAAGGCAGGGAGTTTATACATCACCAAATTTCTACTTTAAAAACAGCATAATTTAAACTTACTTTTAATTTTTAATAAAAATACTTTAAAAATGAACGAAAACGAGCTATATAAAATCATATTGTACCTTAATAAAAAAGGCACTATATCAAATGAAAAATTTAACTGGTTAAAAAATAATAATACAATAATTTTAGAATTATTAATCTTTTCAATGGGTTATTATGAAAAAGTACTTTCAAAAAATCAAAATTCCAACTTTCATGATTGGAAACAAGTTGATACGTACAAAATGAGTAGTTATTTTTTAAAAAACAGCTTTAATAATTTAAATTAATTAACTTTTGATGCCGGCAACTATAAGCAGTGGTATTCAATTAATAATCATAATCATGGAAAATAAAGAAATAGTACTAAAAATTTTTTCTGATGCAATAACCTGGATGCGTACCTCTTCAGCCATATACGCATTAATAAATCTGGGAAGAAACAACGAAATTGAATTTATGCCCAATAATCAATATAACGGATGCGATATAGCTTTGGACGTCATGAATATAAAGGATATCGATATGAGGGAACATATGATAGATGTCTTTGTAGATATAGTTTTTGATGCAAAAAATGATTTGTTAACTAGTAGGGACTTGGCAATCCAAATTTATGACTGTTGGTTGGAATATATTAAAGGGCTTTGCTTAAAGTTAGTCTAAACCTGATTAAATAGTAAAAATAACGAAAAGTGCAAGTTAATGCTCTTATTTTGTATGAGTTAACCCTTGTTTGACTTTTAATTATGGCAAATTTGCCATAATTAAAAGTCGGGTTATTTAAATAATGAAAAATAAAAGCCTTGTAGTCATAGAAAAGGACCGCAAGGCTCCTAAATTGTTAAGATGTTATTAACATCTTGTGTAAAGATCAACACAAAGTTAACAACTATTTTTATACTGAAAAATAAAAAAAATATAAAAATACTATCTTTTTTAAATTATTTGAACCCATTTATTGTACACAAATATTAATATGGCGCTGTTAGCGTTTAAAGCAATTCCATCTTGTAGACCTCTTTTTAAAGTTGAAATTTGATTTCCATTTCCGTATATTGAGCATGAAGAGATTGCACGGAAAATAAGTAGTTGTCCTTCTTGCGGTTTATTTGGAAGATATATTCTGTCACCGTTATTAGTTGAAAATGTAAAGCAGGAAGTTTCATGAAGAGTAAATGCTCCATTAAGAGCAAACGTACTAAGGTATAGTCCTTTCGCTTTTAAAACTTCGATAAAAGCACCCCATGAGGGAGCAGGATTGTTGCTATGGTTTCTTGAACTAGCATAAAGCCCACATATACCCCATTCATTCCAATATTTTTGATCCATGGAAGCGTCCCCTTTTACAATTAAAGCGGCCTTAAATTCAACACGATCATTATTTGTTTTAAAAACTGTTTTTCCTGCTCTGTTAATTTCTATTCCTTGAGATCCTACCGTAGTTTTATGACCTTTAGCGTTTGCAATCATAATTTCTCCAATTTCAGAGCTTATATTTATCTCGTTTATAGTACTCTCCGTTGTGTTTTGTTCGGTATATATTTGAGAATCGTTTTTAAAATTTATACCACCATTAACCCCGTTTAATTGCGCCTTAGGAGATCCTTCTGATGTTTTATTTTGTGAAGTGATTTTACCGTTTTGGATTATCCAATCCCCGATATTAGCGTTTTCGGCCAATAAAGTATCTGTAGCGACACTTTCAAAATTAGCGCCAAAAGGAGTCCATTTATGGGCCGCCCAGGGCCAAATATTAGAAAATTCGCCGGCATCAATATTAGTCATATAATACATATCAATAAATTTCACCACTTCAACAGTTTGTCGAGTACCCCTATAAACCGTATGATCTTTATATTCACCCCTAAAAACTAATGCAGGACCGTTATAACCGTCCTTTCCGTCTATACCATCTTTTCCATCTTTACCGTCCTTACCGTCCTTACCGTTTAGTCCGTCTTTGCCATCCGTTCCATTCCTTCCATTTGCACCATCCTTACCATTTGTCCCGTCTTTTCCGTTATAGCCGTCTTTACCGGATTTAGATATAATAGTCCAATAAGATCTGTTGGTGGGCGTATTTCCAGGGTTGGCCTCTTTAATCATTCGATAAGAAGAACCTAAATAAGTAACTTCATCACCCACGTAATATTTTTTCGAGTTATCATATTCGCCCCTATATACTCCAATAACATTTTCATCTCCTGAAGGACTTTGTACTATAGTACCTTTAATAACCAGTTTTCTGTCATTATTTCTGTTCCACTCAATACACGCATTATCGTCTCCAAATTTAAGGTGATTGTTGTCCAGGTCTATAAAAGAGCTTCCGTCTGAAGAAGTAATTTTTCCGGTTCGTATAAATTTACCGTTTATAGTAGTGCTTCCGTACGTTAGAGAAATTGAGCGTACATTGTCTTGTACTGAATTTAAAACTCCGACAATGAAATGGTAATAGGTAGAGTCATCATCAACTCTAATTTGATCTTGAGAAAAAATAAGAATTCCATTGTCCCCCTTTTTTTCACATCGGGCATATATATAATAAGCATTAGTATTAGTTAAATTGGTAGTGCCAGACCCTAAATTCCAATATTTGATATCTTGTTCAATTGCGTAGTGTACCAAGCTGCCGCCCGTAACCTTTATAACATTGTAATTACCTTGATAGTTTGCCTCCAACAGAGTGTTCACCAGGTCAAACTGCATAGATTTTGCACCTACCGATAACATCATGGTGTCAATACTTCCAGGCTTAATTTTTTCGGTATAATAATTACCCTCGGGGTCAAATATTAATCCTTTCAATTCTTCAGTATCTCGCCAATTACGTCTAATTCTAGCGGGATCTTTTAAATTATTTACTTTGATAATTGTATCGTTTTTAATCACATTCTCCAATATGTTTGTGATTATATTGGTTTCTACCGTGTCTGATATAGTCAATTCATATTTATAAGGGTTTATCAGGTCTCTTGAAAATGAATTTACTCGTATACTTTTATTAACATTAATATCTTCATCTTTAATTTTTATTAAATCTCCGGCTTGGAAAAAATTGGTTATCGATCCTTCTCCTTCTCTATTCTTTAAAAATAAAGGATCAATAATTAAAGAATATTCTACATAAGGTTGTGAATTTTGTTGATAGTATTTTTCACCCTTTTTTAGTAATCTTTGTTCCGCATCATCAATGTAATTCTGAGGTAAATTTATATTTAATAATACATACGTATCTCCCGGCATTATTTGAAAGGCGGGACTTTCTTCATTGGGTAACCTTAATCCTCTATCATCGTCAAAAGGAACTAAAGAAAACATTTTTTGTTTATCATCGTAAGAGTGCACGTCAAACTCATAACCCGCTAAATTACCGGTTTGAAAATGTACTTTAGCGTTAGCCCCCTCAATTAACCAAAGAGAACCTTGATCATCTTTTTCATTCAAATTAAACATTTCCTCATCGCAAAATTGATAATATTTACCTCCTAAAGAAGTTACTTTGCCCGTGCGACATGGATAAATATCGTCAAAGTTTACGACATTTTCAATAATTCCGAACTTATTAACGGCTTCTTTTTCTTCTAAATAAGAGGTTACCTTGTTTTTATTCGGTAAACATAGTTTGGTTTGACGATATTTTGTACTTAAATTCTTAGTCCCCCCGTAAACAAATAATCGAGTTACCAAAGATTTATTACTGCAATTATTTCTTGATAAATTATATAATCCACCCATTTTGCCATATTCAAAGGTGAAAGGATAGGTGTTTCCAACAACTTCTTTAATGTTTATGGTGTGGTATTCAGTTGAACTTATTATTTCAAATTCCGTATCATATTCTTGACATAAGCTTTGCAACACCTGGAGGCAATTTTGTCCATCAAATGAAAGGTTTTTATATTCTGTATTTGTAGGACATTCACCCAGCCTCCAACGTTTACCGAAAACTCTTTGTGTATTAGTAATAATAATTTCCGCAAATCCCCTTAAATCAGCTACTAAATAATCTCCTTTTAGGTCTATGTCCCCTTTACTTTGAGGAATAAGAAACGTACATTTTAATAGATCATATTGCAAGGATTCAAATTTAACTTGGTAGGTAAATTTCCTTGAGCTTTCTTTGACTATTGAAGGAATAGAATTTAATTTATAAATCTTATCGAATACATATATATAGTCGTTAATCCTAAAGTCAATCGGAGTAGCACTAATTATAGTCATGTTAACTATATCATCACTTAATAACGTGGTAATTTGTGTTGCTGTTGTAACCTGAGATACATTTGTTGATGAGTTTAAATAATATGAGCGAACTACGCCATTATGTTCTCTATATACAGTAAATTGTAATTTATTTTTCATATTTCTTTTTATTATTAGATTCCACGAGTCAACAAAAAACAATTATCAGGATTAGAAAAATATAGCTTATCAACTCCTTTATTACACGTTAAAATTATATATCCCCTGTTTTTTAAATTATTTGAGGCGTTAAAGTAAACGGTCAGTTGATCGCTTCCTTCTCTTAATAATATCTCTTTTCGTACAGACATGATCTCTTCTTTGATGGTGTATAGTGTTATAAAAGTATTTTTCTTAATATTGTTAAAATTAAATTTCACCTCTCTAGTTTCCTGTAAAGTGGCATAGGTCAATTTCATGGGTTCGGGCTCTGTAAATTCAAGAGTAAACGTTGAAAAAAATGTTCCATTACGCCATTTTTTTGTATGGTTTATTTCTCCTGAAAGATATACTGCATATACAAGCGGTTTTGAATAAGGGAACTCAATAACCAAACTTACTAGTCCTTTACTATAACTACTTAAAAACAATTTATTTAATTGTTGAGATTTTGAAATAAAATCTTCTTCATTGTTGCATTTCATATAGCAATTAAGTTTAATTATCCTCGCTTCAAAAACTCTGTTAGCTAAATCGACTTCGATACCGTGTTCATCCGGCCAATTGGCTATTAAAAGCTCTTTAGGTTTAGGCATATCCGTTAGTCCGAAAGACTGAGAAACTACAATACCCAAGTCTTTGCAATTAATGCCATTAAATTTATATGTGATTGAATTCATGTTATATATTTTATTCAAAAATATTTCATTCAAAAATTCAGGGAGGTTATCGTTAGAGATGATTACTAAATAATTACTATACACGATAATAAATCGTTTTTCTTAGAATTATTTTTGAGAAAAAATGCACGAATTTAATTCATACGAAGAAGAGGAGCTTAAAAAATCTCATTTTCAATTTAAAAATAAGAATGAGAAATATAAGTTACCGTATCCTAAAAGATACAAAGCCGTAAAGATAACGGGGAGTGGCTCTAATCATGAATTTGTTGAAAAAATCAAAGTGTATTCTATTGATTACCCTAATGAAACCCTGTTAATTGGAGGTTTAGATGAAATCATGGTAAATAAAAAAATCTTTACAGATTTACAAAATCTTTTAGAAGAATTAAATAAAATACTTTTTAAAAAAGGAGGAGGGAGGGTAAGTGAAAACAACGGAACTGCTACAAGCGGGACTTTGGAAGAATTAAGAGCAGGAGTATCCACAACCTCTGTTTTATGGGCTCCTTTAGTGCTTTCAACCTGGTTAAAAGAAACCATTAATCATCAAGAGGAAGATCCCTTAAAAATATATCAAGAAGAATTATTAAAAAAATAAAAAACTATGAGCTTATTATACCTACCCGAATGGCTTAAAAAAGCCAATGAAACCTTTAAACAATTAGGTAATAACATTAAAAAATTATATGAAATTCTTAACAACAAAGTAGACAAAGAAGCTGGAAAAGGCCTTTCAGAGCAAAACTTTACCAAACAAGAAAAAGACAAACTAAAAAGTCTTTCCAACAAATATTTAGGAACTTATGCTTCCTTTGAAGCCTTGTGTGCGGCTTATCCCGAAACCGAAACCAACGCCCAAAAGTGGAACCCTTCCAAAGAAGGCGGGTTTTATGCCGATGTAGACGAAGGAAAAGGCAAAAAAGTATCTCGTTACATTTGGGACACTAACGATTTTACATGGACTAAACAGGCGGGAACATCTACCGCATTAACGGCATCCCAAATAAAGGAAATGTACGAGTCCAATGCAAATACCAATGCCTTTACCGATAAAGAAAAACAAACGGTAAACACGGTAGAAAAAGATATCGAAAGTTTAAAAAACGTCAAAATTGGAACAAGAAATTTACTATATGTAGGAAAATCCGAAAAAGAAAAATTATTTGGATATATAAACAGTGACGGTTCAGTAATGAATGGTGAATATGATATTTATACGGATTTAATTTTAGTTGAAGATTACAAAAAATTAACCGTTAAAGTATGGGAAAAACCCCTTACCGGTTATGCCTCTCTTGCCTTTTACGATAAAGACGAAAAATTTATTAAAAAAGTAGATTTTAAAGGAAATACATATACTGAAAGCACTGTTGATATACCTGCTGATACCTTTTATTTACGAATATCAACCCCGCGTCCATTAACTAAAAAAGGAAAATACAAAGTAGAATTTGGAGACAAAGCAACCGATTATACGGCCGCTCCGGAAGACTTTGTGCTTGACACCGAAATAGAAGACCCCTTAAAAATATATCAAGAAGAATTATTAAAAAAATAAAAAACTATGAGCTTATTATACCTACCCGAATGGCTTAAAAAAGCCAATGAAACCTTTAAACAAATAGGTAATAACATTAAAAAATTATATGAAACTCTTAACAATAAAGTAGATAAAGAAGCAGGAAAAGGCCTTTCAGAGCAAAACTTTACCAAACAAGAAAAAGACAAACTAAAAAGTCTTTCCAACAAATATTTAGGAACTTATGCTTCCTTTGAAGCCTTGTGTGCGGCTTATCCCGAAACCGAAACCAATGCACAAAAGTGGAACCCTTCCAAAGAAGGCGGGTTTTATGCCGATGTAGACGAAGGAAAAGGCAAAAAAGTATCTCGTTACATTTGGGACACTAACGATTTTACATGGACTAAACAGGAAGGAACATCTACCGCTTTAACGGCATCCCAAATAAAGGAAATGTACGAGTCCAATGCAAATACCAATGCCTTTACCGATAAAGAAAAACAAACGGTAAACACGGTAGAAAAAGATATCGAAAGTTTAAAAAACGTCAAAATTGGAACAAGAAATTTACTATATGCAGGAAAATCCGAAAAAGAAAAATTATTTGGATATATAGGTGATGACGGTAAAATAATGAACAATGAGCGAGATATTTATACTGATTTTATAGAGGTTAAAGACTACTTGAAAATAGTCGTGAAATGTTGGAGTAAGCCTTCAGGAGGACACCCTGTCATAGCTTTTTACGATAAAGATAAAAAATTTATCAAAAAAGAATATTTTAATGAAAATACTTATTACGAACTGATACTTGATATACCTGCTAATACCTTTTATTTACGAATATCGGCCCCGCGTCCATCAACTACAAACGGGAAATACAAAGTAGAATTTGGAGACAAAGCAACCGATTATACAGACGCACCGGAAGACTTTGTGCTTGATTTCCAAACAGAAGATCCACTAAATGTTTATCTAGAAGCCTTAAAATAATTAAAAGATGAGCTTAATAAACCTAAAATCTTTCTGTCAACAAACTAATCAAACTTTTTCAGTAATAGCAAAGGATTATAAAAGATTCCGAACACATGTCAATAGTATGTTTGAGTCCTTAACAATCGGAGGTCGAAATATTCTATGTGAAAAAAAATGTTTAGAGGAAAAACGTTTTGGTTATTTAGGTGAACAAGGAGAAATAATTACAGATGATAATTATATATATACTGATTATATACCGGTATATGATTATGAATATATTACAATAAAGTTATGGGGAGGTAGTAATAGAAATTTTAGAGCTTCGTTATCTTATTATCAATCTAATAAAGAATATGCAGGCTCACGAACACTTCCTTCTGATTCATATTCAGTAAATACGTTTAATATACCCGGAGTGGCATATTTCGTAAGAATATCCGTTCCTCATCCTAGATTTCAAGTCAAGTACAAAGTAGAATTTGGAGATAAAGCAACCGATTATACTCCTGCCCTGGAAGATTACCCATACTTAAATCAAAAAATTTATGACAAAGAAACTCTCAACTGGAATTTTCATCCGAAAACTGACGTAATTTCTTTTTTAGCTGTAAAAGAAGGAGGCTTGGTTGTAATTACGGCAACAATATACATTAAAAACGCCGAAGAAAAAGAGGTAATAACCTTATTTAAAGTCCCGGAAGAATTGAAAGGCAAGACTGATGTAAACCAATTAATAAATGTCGTTCGGTTGAGTACAATCATGGGTAACAGAAGTACCCTCAGAGAGCTAGATTATTTCTGTGAGAATGGTAGCGTAACTATTTCTAATACTAAATTCGAAGGAGTTAATGATTCCTTTAACGATTTCAAAGACAGTAAAGTACGAATAACTTTAACGTATCCCTGCTTAAAAATTTAGAGACAGCCCGTAAGTAATTGAGAGAAAATAAATATGAGATGAAAGAAATAATAGATAAAATAATGTCTTTTGGCGATTGGTTTATAACCAACGCTTTCAAAAAAGAATTTTTATTTCTGTTAGTCTGCGCCTTAATGCTCATCCCCGCCTATATATTCCACGATGAGTTGGAAGATAAAAAAAGAGAAAAGATAGAATGCGACAAAAACAGAGAAGAGGAAAAAGACGAGTATTATTTAGAACTGAAGAAAAAAGATGAAAAATACGATGAACTGGAAAAAAAGTACATAGAACAAAACCAAAAATGTTATGAGAAATGGGTGGAATACTTAGGCGAAACCAAAAAAGAATATCACCATATAACTAAAGATATTCAAGATAACGAAAAAATAATTAGAGAAGCAAACGAAGCTATTTTAAGACTAAAAAAACTAAAAAAAGAAAAATAGTATGAAACTAAAATTTATCATATCGGCCCTTGTAGTACTCCTTTTTTGTTATTTACTCAAGCCTTATCCTTTAGAGTATAAGACGCATCACAGAAATACAGAAAGCAAGAAAAACCGCTTTGCTGTTTCTGAGTTGCCGAATATCGATTCCATAAAAACCATAACAAGCAAAAACGTAACCAGCATCAAAGCGAAAAGGAAACAATTATTGAATACGGAGGAAAGAAAAAACAAGGTACTGAACCAACTTAAAAATGAGTTGGCCTTTGCACAAAA is a window from the Apibacter sp. B3706 genome containing:
- a CDS encoding Rha family transcriptional regulator; its protein translation is METLVKIENSQAVTNSLLVAEKFNKNHRDVIRSIRDLLSSAQNCAVLQMSLESSYKASNGKTNSIYMMNRYGFSCIVKQIKKIFVRIEKFYTFVMHNTHNVFGGKKSQKIFKPVRAVWSGDILYLQYVSYAAYGFLNLTTYILLSDFLFSPSIFSNRFLKS
- a CDS encoding helix-turn-helix domain-containing protein, whose amino-acid sequence is MITLQLEKLIKEKGVSKLAELLNVNRQTIYYYIKQGEKNSLETLETLSNALGVKISDLFIDNNDDLTGYIEYMGEVHKINSIQDLRNLLENIDGEKRKSDNKI
- a CDS encoding phage antirepressor KilAC domain-containing protein, producing the protein MENQIFIFNGNKITFQFGNGDIMVNVTEFAKAFSNKNLSQIINSKEIKDYISELSAIQNYIASDLLIVENGRGTWAHQRVALRIAQKLSTKFSIWVDERIEELLRHGLTATPQKIDELIQNPDLVIGLATQLKQERQQTEYLRQQSEKQEKELQKQAPKVEYYNNVLNSESTYNTNLIAKELGMSARTLNKILADNKIQYKQAGVWVLNHKFQDKGFTKTKTTLYKGSDGIERTCMLTVWTEKGREFIHHQISTLKTA
- a CDS encoding phage tail protein, translated to MKNKLQFTVYREHNGVVRSYYLNSSTNVSQVTTATQITTLLSDDIVNMTIISATPIDFRINDYIYVFDKIYKLNSIPSIVKESSRKFTYQVKFESLQYDLLKCTFLIPQSKGDIDLKGDYLVADLRGFAEIIITNTQRVFGKRWRLGECPTNTEYKNLSFDGQNCLQVLQSLCQEYDTEFEIISSTEYHTINIKEVVGNTYPFTFEYGKMGGLYNLSRNNCSNKSLVTRLFVYGGTKNLSTKYRQTKLCLPNKNKVTSYLEEKEAVNKFGIIENVVNFDDIYPCRTGKVTSLGGKYYQFCDEEMFNLNEKDDQGSLWLIEGANAKVHFQTGNLAGYEFDVHSYDDKQKMFSLVPFDDDRGLRLPNEESPAFQIMPGDTYVLLNINLPQNYIDDAEQRLLKKGEKYYQQNSQPYVEYSLIIDPLFLKNREGEGSITNFFQAGDLIKIKDEDINVNKSIRVNSFSRDLINPYKYELTISDTVETNIITNILENVIKNDTIIKVNNLKDPARIRRNWRDTEELKGLIFDPEGNYYTEKIKPGSIDTMMLSVGAKSMQFDLVNTLLEANYQGNYNVIKVTGGSLVHYAIEQDIKYWNLGSGTTNLTNTNAYYIYARCEKKGDNGILIFSQDQIRVDDDSTYYHFIVGVLNSVQDNVRSISLTYGSTTINGKFIRTGKITSSDGSSFIDLDNNHLKFGDDNACIEWNRNNDRKLVIKGTIVQSPSGDENVIGVYRGEYDNSKKYYVGDEVTYLGSSYRMIKEANPGNTPTNRSYWTIISKSGKDGYNGKDGTNGKDGANGRNGTDGKDGLNGKDGKDGKDGKDGIDGKDGYNGPALVFRGEYKDHTVYRGTRQTVEVVKFIDMYYMTNIDAGEFSNIWPWAAHKWTPFGANFESVATDTLLAENANIGDWIIQNGKITSQNKTSEGSPKAQLNGVNGGINFKNDSQIYTEQNTTESTINEINISSEIGEIMIANAKGHKTTVGSQGIEINRAGKTVFKTNNDRVEFKAALIVKGDASMDQKYWNEWGICGLYASSRNHSNNPAPSWGAFIEVLKAKGLYLSTFALNGAFTLHETSCFTFSTNNGDRIYLPNKPQEGQLLIFRAISSCSIYGNGNQISTLKRGLQDGIALNANSAILIFVYNKWVQII
- a CDS encoding phage tail family protein: MNSITYKFNGINCKDLGIVVSQSFGLTDMPKPKELLIANWPDEHGIEVDLANRVFEARIIKLNCYMKCNNEEDFISKSQQLNKLFLSSYSKGLVSLVIEFPYSKPLVYAVYLSGEINHTKKWRNGTFFSTFTLEFTEPEPMKLTYATLQETREVKFNFNNIKKNTFITLYTIKEEIMSVRKEILLREGSDQLTVYFNASNNLKNRGYIILTCNKGVDKLYFSNPDNCFLLTRGI